The proteins below are encoded in one region of Oncorhynchus nerka isolate Pitt River linkage group LG15, Oner_Uvic_2.0, whole genome shotgun sequence:
- the LOC135560277 gene encoding zinc finger protein 3-like, which yields MKTVTEGKEEGPLCHYTVTSLARNNFRVVTVTMYNPHVKDEEVRAFLGRYMDNVSSARGTLYYARQPPFCRRCMAYGHILASCSAKRCRFCGSEEHEAKECDEPKACHGCGSRAHLWRDCPARHRSYASAAGGAGDGGRKERTHADCTDGTGERTEKDEEGKNEEAKRKRREDGPKEKEGEKKKKAEEREGAEKREKGRREGVEGDSDSDGDGGRRPFWNEEGEITVTLEEDEEEKTGDLITTSKYREQHHDADKAEKRLSRSEHLNKHQQRPTGKKSHHCSECGKSYSRSDSLKLHKRIHQRVHTGEKPHHRSECGKSYLKSDSLKLHLRIHTGENLHFCSDCRKRFTSSVDLKIHQRIHTGEKPFGCDQCGKSFTKPINLKSHQGIHTGEKPYGCDQCGKSFTQSSGLISHQITHAGEKPYSCTQCVKSFATSVYLKIHQRTHTGEKPYSCTQCGKSFATSVYLKIHQRIHAGEKPYSCTQCGKSFASSGYLKIHQITHAGEKPYSCTQCGKSFAKPINLKSHQRIHTGKKPYGYDQCDKRYSDKIYLVKHTWSCFMISMKYFHNVECCNIVVGVF from the exons ATGAAGACTGTGACGGAAGGGAAAGAAGAAGGTCCCCTGTGTCATTACACGGTGACCAGCCTGGCAAGAAACAACTTCAGGGTGGTCACCGTAACCATGTACAATCCGCACGTGAAGGACGAAGAagtgagggcctttctggggaggtacatggacaatgtctcctcagcgag gggaaCCCTAtactatgcacgtcagcccccgttCTGCAGGCGTTGTATGGCCTACGGCCATATCCTGGCCTCGTGCAGCGCCAAGAGGTGTCGATTTTGTGGGTCGGAAGAGCACGAGGCCAAGGAATGTGACGAGCCCAAGGcttgccacgggtgtggctcaagagcacacctgtggcgtgattgcccggctcgtcacaggtcatacgcgtctgcagctgggggagcgggggatggggggaggaaagagaggacgcATGCGGATTGTACGGATGGCACAGGGGAAAGGACGGAGAAGGACGAAgaagggaagaatgaagaggcgaaaagaaagaggagagaagatggaccgaaggaaaaagaaggagagaagaaaaagaaggcggaagaacgggaaggagcagagaagagggagaaggggagaagagaaggagtggAAGGGGACAGTGACAGTGACGGGGACGGAGGGAG AAGACCTTTTTGGAATGAAGAgggggagattactgtcacattaGAGGAGGACGAAGAAGAGAAGACTGGAGATCTGATTACcaccagtaaataca GAGAACAACATCATGATGCTGACAAGGCAGAGAAGAgactctccagatcagaacacctcaatAAACACCAGCAGAGACCCACAGGGAAGAAATCTCACCACTGCTCTGAATGTGGGAAGAGTTACTCAAGATCAGATTCACTTAAACTACATAAGAGAATACACCAGcgagtacacacaggagagaaacctcaccACCGCTCTGAATGTGGGAAGAGTTACTTAAAATCAGATTCACTTAAACTACACCtgagaatacacactggagagaatcttcacttctgctctgactgtaggAAGAGATTCACCTCTTCAGTAGACCTTAAAATACATCAGAGaattcacactggagagaaaccttttggctgtgatcaatgtgggaagagttttactaagCCAATCAACTTGAAATCACACCAGggaatacacactggagagaaaccttatggctgtgatcaatgtgggaagagttttactcagtcaagcGGCCTGATATCACACCAGATAACACACGCAGGAGAGAAACCAtatagctgtactcaatgtgTGAAGAGTTTTGCTACATCTGTCTATCTGAagatacaccagagaacacacacaggagagaaaccatatagctgtactcaatgtgggaagagttttgctacATCTGTCTATCTGAAgatacaccagagaatacacgcaggagagaaaccatatagctgtactcaatgtgggaagagttttgcttCATCTGGCTATCTGAAGATACACCAGATAACACACGCAGGAGAGAAACCAtatagctgtactcaatgtgggaagagttttgctaaGCCAATCAACTTGAAATCACACCAGCGAATACACACTGGAAAGAAACCTTATGGCTATGATCAATGTGAcaagagatactctgataaaaTATATCTAGTCAAACATACAtggagttgtttcatgatatcaatgaaatattttcacaatgtagaatgttgtaacattgtagtaggagtattctaa